In Vigna radiata var. radiata cultivar VC1973A chromosome 3, Vradiata_ver6, whole genome shotgun sequence, the following proteins share a genomic window:
- the LOC106757534 gene encoding dehydration-responsive element-binding protein 2F-like produces MDTCKKSPLKPWKKGPTRGKGGPQNASCEYRGVRQRTWGKWVAEIREPKKRTRLWLGSFSTAEEAAMAYDEAARRLYGPDAYLNLPHLQPRSTSLTPGKFKWFPSKNFISMFPSCGLLNVSAQPSVHFIHQRLQELKQNSVERQSPNSSSNDPVAEIQNVVDNTNHAESPPKDSQTSSEEVPGDFQEKPQIDLHEFLQQLGILKDEKQSADSTESSTVPEAVLRYENDELGVFSDSSVNWEALIEMHGIAGIQELESTQLEAYGTNDDLTFSTSIWNF; encoded by the coding sequence ATGGATACTTGCAAGAAGTCACCCCTGAAGCCATGGAAGAAAGGGCCAACTAGGGGGAAAGGAGGTCCACAAAATGCCTCGTGCGAGTACCGAGGTGTTAGGCAGAGAACTTGGGGCAAATGGGTTGCTGAGATAAGAGAGCCGAAGAAGAGAACCAGACTCTGGCTTGGTTCTTTTTCCACAGCTGAAGAAGCTGCCATGGCTTATGATGAGGCTGCAAGGAGACTCTATGGACCAGATGCATACCTTAATCTTCCCCACCTGCAGCCCAGGTCCACTTCACTTACACCAGGAAAGTTCAAATGGTTCCCTTCCAAGAACTTCATTTCGATGTTCCCTTCCTGTGGATTACTCAATGTAAGTGCTCAACCCAGTGTTCATTTTATCCATCAGAGGCTACAAGAGCTAAAGCAGAATTCAGTAGAGAGGCAATCCCCAAATAGTTCATCCAATGATCCGGTGGCAGAAATTCAGAATGTAGTAGACAACACTAATCATGCAGAAAGTCCTCCAAAAGACTCTCAAACATCATCAGAGGAGGTTCCAGGAGATTTTCAAGAGAAACCCCAGATAGACCTACATGAGTTTCTTCAACAGCTGGGAATACTTAAAGATGAAAAACAGTCAGCTGATAGCACAGAAAGTTCAACAGTTCCTGAAGCTGTGTTGAGATATGAAAATGATGAATTGGGAGTGTTTTCTGACTCGAGTGTTAACTGGGAGGCTTTGATTGAGATGCATGGAATTGCTGGTATTCAGGAATTAGAATCCACCCAGCTTGAAGCATATGGCACAAATGATGACCTTACTTTCTCAACTTCCATCTGGAACTTCTAA
- the LOC106757598 gene encoding uncharacterized protein LOC106757598 isoform X1: MEGEEELLWKSEPQRESIVSITLARAITSLLTSRPKKLHDSISHLSSHSSRSHTSLVSLEDSLWFFHSYVADAATNNSSLDQVLLPIIDSVLKSKHGNQAMILLNWLFQDELLFQPVAEALAGVVARKHVHDRYLLLGWCLLLRNLVEFENSAHQSMFSGIRERYGDLLKILSSCLPDLASIVNKGSTLQDGFELPSRLGVSAADCFLSLSGALTKMADNKKLKLNARAKDQAITFVHSPTTDKKEKLDSKFLMSMIERDFTLWHHLDDIICLVRRLLSWSRKSRFLHAKGLEQVLKWLQEIKNHHGSFQLEAALKTDSNALKTGDLLLCSCWKHYSVLLHLEDKKFSQHYKELLDQYMSGIQYYMDNHTGGGYIDNNDGGLETRKFFLNCLCLLLGRLDIKRFESTVSEFGMNISRILVPQLNCTDEDVIAGVVSIFKAIILRPDYSQEDAPPDSRKANSVIPFLLHLLDERDGTARAVVMLIGEYCSMRKDDHCLMEVLKRLSSGNISQRRNAMDVISEVLHISSESQSLMSCSARQDIANKLLERLGDEEIMIREQASKLLPMIDPSLYLPALVGLVYSSDERQSIASDSIIEVLKHHNQRIEVIFLFLDCLSNTSISLDLPQSNGDEGSKLDTDRLLKLVPIWSKSVQDWNFLIGPLVDKMFANPSNATIVKFLSYISENLATVADLVLHHVMLHVRDQKQIGESFISRWEQRTYTSEEFEEMQRSLFDRLCPLLIIKVLPLKTFNDLNSSIMYGHLSKNIIQDTANRNTDIDCDCIAGFLLNRAFCEFEFEDVRKLSAELCGRIHPQVLLPFVSSLLDGAVASKNILKIKACLFSICTSLVVRGWETLSHRSMYAIREMIETVLLWPCLNADSVSKAQHGCIDCLALMICAELQAKESITSMPGKIRAIGKEGKSVVSYVINQFFNYKNERTSTPEFGDENSEFVPASVSLSFRLCMGNVLISTCQKIPESCKKPFAAQVIPFLLQSLEFETKSEIRAACTQVLFSAVYHLRSAILPYASDLLRIALKALRKESDKERIAGAKLIASLMASEDVILENISVGLLEAKSVLSTISSSDPSLELQQLCRKLLACISSP; encoded by the exons ATGGAGGGAGAAGAAGAGTTGCTGTGGAAATCGGAGCCACAACGCGAGTCCATCGTCTCCATCACGCTCGCACGTGCCATCACTTCTCTTCTCACTTCCCGTCCAAAGAAGCTTCACGACTCTATTTCTCACCTCTCCTCACATTCTTCGCGCTCGCACACTTCACTCGTTTCCCTCGAAGACTCTCTCTGGTTTTTCCACAGCTACGTTGCCGACGCTGCGACCAATAATTCTTCCCTCGACCAAGTCCTTCTTCCAATCATCGACAGC GTGTTAAAGTCCAAGCACGGTAACCAAGCTATGATTCTGTTGAACTGGCTCTTCCAGGACGAGCTTCTTTTCCAACCCGTTGCCGAGGCTCTCGCTGGCGTCGTTGCCAGAAAGCACGTGCACGATCGCTACTTGTTGCTTGGTTGGTGCCTCCTTCTTCGGAATCtagttgaatttgaaaattcCGCTCATCAATCCATGTTTAGTG GGATACGGGAGAGGTATGGAGATTTGTTGAAGATACTCTCCTCTTGTCTTCCGGATTTGGCCAGTATTGTTAATAAAGGAAG CACTTTGCAGGATGGTTTTGAGTTGCCATCTCGCCTTGGAGTGTCTGCGGCTGATTGTTTTTTGTCCCTTTCGGGAGCATTAACAAAAATGGCAGAcaataaaaagttgaaattaaatgCTAGAGCAAAAGATCAGGCAATTACTTTTGTCCATTCTCCTACTACTGACAAGAAGGAGAAATTGGATTCAAAATTTTTGATGTCAATGATCGAAAGAGACTTTACTCTGTGGCATCATTTAGATGACATTATTTGTTTGGTTCGAAGACTCCTTTCT TGGAGCAGGAAAAGTCGTTTTTTACATGCCAAAGGCTTGGAGCAAGTTCTTAAATGGCTGCAGGAGATAAAGAATCACCATGGATCCTTTCAACTAGAGGCAG CATTGAAGACTGATTCTAATGCTCTCAAGACTGGAGATTTACTGCTCTGTTCTTGCTGGAAGCATTATAGCGTGCTACTGCACCTGGAAGATAAGAAATTCTCGCAGCATTACAAGGAACTGTTGGACCAGTATATGTCTGGCATCCAG TATTATATGGACAACCACACAGGTGGTGGCTATATTGACAACAATGATGGTGGGTTGGAGACCAGAAAGTtctttttgaattgtttatgcCTGCTTTTGGGACGGCTGGATATCAAGAGATTTGAAAGCACAGTGTCGGAGTTTGGGATGAATATCTCACGCATTCTAGTACCACAG cTTAATTGCACTGATGAGGATGTGATAGCTGGAGTTGTTTCAATATTCAAGGCTATCATTCTGAGGCCAGATTACTCACAAGAAGATGCACCTCCTGACAGTAGGAAGGCAAATAGTGTGATTCCTTTTTTGCTACACCTTTTAGATGAGCGGGATGGTACAGCTAGAGCTGTTGTTATGTTGATAGGAGAATACTGCTCAAT GAGGAAAGATGATCACTGTCTTATGGAAGTTCTGAAGCGCCTTTCTTCTGGAAACATTTCCCAGAGAAGAAATGCTATGGATGTTATATCAGAAGTCCTACATATATCATCGGAATCACAAAGTTTAATGTCTTGTTCTGCTAG GCAAGATATAGCTAACAAATTGCTAGAGCGGCTTGGAGATGAAGAAATTATGATTCGTGAACAGGCATCCAAATTACTTCCAATGATAG ACCCTTCATTGTACTTGCCTGCACTGGTTGGTCTTGTCTACTCTTCAGATGAGAGACAATCAATTGCTAGTGATTCCATCATTGAGGTCCTCAAACATCACAACCAGAGAATTGAAGTCATATTCTTGTTTCTTGACTGTCTTAG CAATACCAGTATAAGCCTAGACCTTCCACAGTCCAATGGAGATGAAG GGTCAAAGTTGGATACTGACCGACTACTCAAACTGGTTCCAATATGGTCTAAAAGT GTTCAAGACTGGAACTTTTTAATTGGACCACTGGTTGACAAGATGTTTGCAAATCCATCAAATGCAACTATTGTCAAATTCTTGAGTTATATAAGCGAAAATTTGGCAACTGTTGCTGATCTTGTATTGCATCATGTTATGTTGCATGTTAGAGACCAGAAGCA GATTGGTGAAAGTTTCATATCAAGATGGGAGCAAAGAACCTACACAAGTGAAGAGTTTGAAGAAATGCAGCGATCTCTTTTTGATCGTCTTTGCCCTTTGCTCATAATTAAAGTTCTTCCCTTGAAAACTTTCAACGACCTCAATTCATCAATTATGTATGGGCATCTCAGTAAAAACATTATCCAGG ATACAGCAAACAGGAACACTGATATTGATTGTGATTGTATCGCTGGTTTCCTTCTAAACAG GGCTTTTTGTGAGTTTGAATTTGAAGATGTTCGGAAGCTCTCTGCTGAGTTGTGTGGACGCATTCATCCACAA GTTCTGCTCCCATTTGTTAGCTCCCTATTAGACGGAGCTGTTGCCTCTAAGAATATACTGAAGATAAAGGCCTGTTTATTTTCAATCTGCACATCACTTGTG GTCAGAGGATGGGAGACACTTTCTCATCGTTCAATGTATGCAATTAGAGAGATGATTGAAACTGTATTGTTATGGCCTTGTCTGAACGCTGATTCAG TTTCTAAAGCACAACACGGATGCATTGATTGTCTGGCACTAATGATATGTGCTGAACTACAAGCTAAGGAATCAATCACTTCCATGCCTGGCAAAATTAGGGCCATTGGAAAAGAAG GGAAGTCTGTTGTCAGCTATGTGATCAATCAGTTCTTTAACTACAAGAATGAACGAACTTCAACTCCTGAGTTTGGGGATGAAAACTCAGAATTTGTTCCTGCTTcagtttctctctcttttcgtTTGTGTATGGGTAATGTTCTCATTAGCACTTGCCAGAAGATACCTGAATCTTGCAAGAAGCCCTTTGCAGCACAAGTTATTCCTTTTCTCCTTCAATCTCTTGAG TTTGAAACGAAGTCAGAGATTAGAGCAGCATGCACCCAGGTTCTATTTTCAGCGGTCTATCATCTAAGATCTGCAATTCTTCCCTATGCATCTGACCTTCTCAGAATTGCCCTAAAAGCCCTAAGGAAGGAGTCAGACAAG GAAAGGATAGCAGGTGCGAAGCTCATAGCATCACTTATGGCCAGCGAAGATGTGATTTTGGAAAACATATCTGTTGGACTATTAGAAGCCAAGTCTGTACTCTCAACCATATCTTCGTCAGATCCTTCTCTTGAGTTACAACAGCTTTGCCGCAAGTTGCTAGCATGCATATCTTCTCCTTGA
- the LOC106757598 gene encoding uncharacterized protein LOC106757598 isoform X2, giving the protein MADNKKLKLNARAKDQAITFVHSPTTDKKEKLDSKFLMSMIERDFTLWHHLDDIICLVRRLLSWSRKSRFLHAKGLEQVLKWLQEIKNHHGSFQLEAALKTDSNALKTGDLLLCSCWKHYSVLLHLEDKKFSQHYKELLDQYMSGIQYYMDNHTGGGYIDNNDGGLETRKFFLNCLCLLLGRLDIKRFESTVSEFGMNISRILVPQLNCTDEDVIAGVVSIFKAIILRPDYSQEDAPPDSRKANSVIPFLLHLLDERDGTARAVVMLIGEYCSMRKDDHCLMEVLKRLSSGNISQRRNAMDVISEVLHISSESQSLMSCSARQDIANKLLERLGDEEIMIREQASKLLPMIDPSLYLPALVGLVYSSDERQSIASDSIIEVLKHHNQRIEVIFLFLDCLSNTSISLDLPQSNGDEGSKLDTDRLLKLVPIWSKSVQDWNFLIGPLVDKMFANPSNATIVKFLSYISENLATVADLVLHHVMLHVRDQKQIGESFISRWEQRTYTSEEFEEMQRSLFDRLCPLLIIKVLPLKTFNDLNSSIMYGHLSKNIIQDTANRNTDIDCDCIAGFLLNRAFCEFEFEDVRKLSAELCGRIHPQVLLPFVSSLLDGAVASKNILKIKACLFSICTSLVVRGWETLSHRSMYAIREMIETVLLWPCLNADSVSKAQHGCIDCLALMICAELQAKESITSMPGKIRAIGKEGKSVVSYVINQFFNYKNERTSTPEFGDENSEFVPASVSLSFRLCMGNVLISTCQKIPESCKKPFAAQVIPFLLQSLEFETKSEIRAACTQVLFSAVYHLRSAILPYASDLLRIALKALRKESDKERIAGAKLIASLMASEDVILENISVGLLEAKSVLSTISSSDPSLELQQLCRKLLACISSP; this is encoded by the exons ATGGCAGAcaataaaaagttgaaattaaatgCTAGAGCAAAAGATCAGGCAATTACTTTTGTCCATTCTCCTACTACTGACAAGAAGGAGAAATTGGATTCAAAATTTTTGATGTCAATGATCGAAAGAGACTTTACTCTGTGGCATCATTTAGATGACATTATTTGTTTGGTTCGAAGACTCCTTTCT TGGAGCAGGAAAAGTCGTTTTTTACATGCCAAAGGCTTGGAGCAAGTTCTTAAATGGCTGCAGGAGATAAAGAATCACCATGGATCCTTTCAACTAGAGGCAG CATTGAAGACTGATTCTAATGCTCTCAAGACTGGAGATTTACTGCTCTGTTCTTGCTGGAAGCATTATAGCGTGCTACTGCACCTGGAAGATAAGAAATTCTCGCAGCATTACAAGGAACTGTTGGACCAGTATATGTCTGGCATCCAG TATTATATGGACAACCACACAGGTGGTGGCTATATTGACAACAATGATGGTGGGTTGGAGACCAGAAAGTtctttttgaattgtttatgcCTGCTTTTGGGACGGCTGGATATCAAGAGATTTGAAAGCACAGTGTCGGAGTTTGGGATGAATATCTCACGCATTCTAGTACCACAG cTTAATTGCACTGATGAGGATGTGATAGCTGGAGTTGTTTCAATATTCAAGGCTATCATTCTGAGGCCAGATTACTCACAAGAAGATGCACCTCCTGACAGTAGGAAGGCAAATAGTGTGATTCCTTTTTTGCTACACCTTTTAGATGAGCGGGATGGTACAGCTAGAGCTGTTGTTATGTTGATAGGAGAATACTGCTCAAT GAGGAAAGATGATCACTGTCTTATGGAAGTTCTGAAGCGCCTTTCTTCTGGAAACATTTCCCAGAGAAGAAATGCTATGGATGTTATATCAGAAGTCCTACATATATCATCGGAATCACAAAGTTTAATGTCTTGTTCTGCTAG GCAAGATATAGCTAACAAATTGCTAGAGCGGCTTGGAGATGAAGAAATTATGATTCGTGAACAGGCATCCAAATTACTTCCAATGATAG ACCCTTCATTGTACTTGCCTGCACTGGTTGGTCTTGTCTACTCTTCAGATGAGAGACAATCAATTGCTAGTGATTCCATCATTGAGGTCCTCAAACATCACAACCAGAGAATTGAAGTCATATTCTTGTTTCTTGACTGTCTTAG CAATACCAGTATAAGCCTAGACCTTCCACAGTCCAATGGAGATGAAG GGTCAAAGTTGGATACTGACCGACTACTCAAACTGGTTCCAATATGGTCTAAAAGT GTTCAAGACTGGAACTTTTTAATTGGACCACTGGTTGACAAGATGTTTGCAAATCCATCAAATGCAACTATTGTCAAATTCTTGAGTTATATAAGCGAAAATTTGGCAACTGTTGCTGATCTTGTATTGCATCATGTTATGTTGCATGTTAGAGACCAGAAGCA GATTGGTGAAAGTTTCATATCAAGATGGGAGCAAAGAACCTACACAAGTGAAGAGTTTGAAGAAATGCAGCGATCTCTTTTTGATCGTCTTTGCCCTTTGCTCATAATTAAAGTTCTTCCCTTGAAAACTTTCAACGACCTCAATTCATCAATTATGTATGGGCATCTCAGTAAAAACATTATCCAGG ATACAGCAAACAGGAACACTGATATTGATTGTGATTGTATCGCTGGTTTCCTTCTAAACAG GGCTTTTTGTGAGTTTGAATTTGAAGATGTTCGGAAGCTCTCTGCTGAGTTGTGTGGACGCATTCATCCACAA GTTCTGCTCCCATTTGTTAGCTCCCTATTAGACGGAGCTGTTGCCTCTAAGAATATACTGAAGATAAAGGCCTGTTTATTTTCAATCTGCACATCACTTGTG GTCAGAGGATGGGAGACACTTTCTCATCGTTCAATGTATGCAATTAGAGAGATGATTGAAACTGTATTGTTATGGCCTTGTCTGAACGCTGATTCAG TTTCTAAAGCACAACACGGATGCATTGATTGTCTGGCACTAATGATATGTGCTGAACTACAAGCTAAGGAATCAATCACTTCCATGCCTGGCAAAATTAGGGCCATTGGAAAAGAAG GGAAGTCTGTTGTCAGCTATGTGATCAATCAGTTCTTTAACTACAAGAATGAACGAACTTCAACTCCTGAGTTTGGGGATGAAAACTCAGAATTTGTTCCTGCTTcagtttctctctcttttcgtTTGTGTATGGGTAATGTTCTCATTAGCACTTGCCAGAAGATACCTGAATCTTGCAAGAAGCCCTTTGCAGCACAAGTTATTCCTTTTCTCCTTCAATCTCTTGAG TTTGAAACGAAGTCAGAGATTAGAGCAGCATGCACCCAGGTTCTATTTTCAGCGGTCTATCATCTAAGATCTGCAATTCTTCCCTATGCATCTGACCTTCTCAGAATTGCCCTAAAAGCCCTAAGGAAGGAGTCAGACAAG GAAAGGATAGCAGGTGCGAAGCTCATAGCATCACTTATGGCCAGCGAAGATGTGATTTTGGAAAACATATCTGTTGGACTATTAGAAGCCAAGTCTGTACTCTCAACCATATCTTCGTCAGATCCTTCTCTTGAGTTACAACAGCTTTGCCGCAAGTTGCTAGCATGCATATCTTCTCCTTGA
- the LOC106757599 gene encoding putative pentatricopeptide repeat-containing protein At5g52630 yields MLPPQSDCRDICKVLVCLTHSRLLPKGLQLHAYVIKLGFEALPLVCHHLINFYSKTNLPHSSHKLFDSFPHKSATTWSSVISAFAQNDLPHLALRFFRRMLRHGLLPDDHTLPTATKSCAALSSLPTANSLHALALKSANHFDVFVGSSLVDMYAKCGEINNARKVFDEMPHKNVVSWSGLIYGYSQLGLDEEALNLFKCALQQDYDIRVNDFTLSSVLRVCSASTLFELGKQVHGLCFKTSFDSSCFVASSLISLYSKCGVVEGGYKVFEEVKVRNLGMWNAMLIACAQHAHTGKTFELFEEMGSVGVKPNFITFLCLLYACSHAGLVERGKHYFGLMKEHGIEPGSQHYATMVDLLGRAGKLDEAFRVIEGMPMEPTESVWGALLTGCRLHGNTEWASFVADRIFEMGAVSSGINVLLSNAYAAAGRWEEAARARKMLRDQGIKKETGLSWVEEGNRVHTFAAGDRSHGKTKEIYEKLEELGEKIAKAGYVADTSFVLKEVDGDEKSQTIRYHSERLAIAFGLITFPQERPIRVMKNLRVCGDCHTAIKFISKCTGRVIIVRDNNRFHRFEEGKCTCGDYW; encoded by the coding sequence ATGCTCCCTCCGCAGAGTGACTGCAGAGACATTTGCAAGGTGCTGGTGTGTCTAACACATTCAAGGTTACTCCCCAAGGGTCTTCAACTCCATGCATACGTCATCAAATTAGGGTTTGAAGCTCTTCCATTGGTGTGCCATCATTTGATCAACTTCTACTCCAAAACTAACCTTCCTCACTCCTCGCACAAACTCTTCGATTCCTTTCCCCACAAGTCCGCCACCACATGGAGCTCCGTCATTTCCGCCTTCGCCCAGAACGACCTCCCCCACCTCGCCCTCCGCTTCTTCCGTCGCATGCTCCGCCACGGCCTCCTTCCCGACGACCACACCCTCCCCACCGCCACAAAGTCCTGCGCCGCCCTCTCGTCCCTCCCCACCGCCAACTCCCTCCACGCGCTCGCCCTAAAAAGCGCCAACCACTTCGACGTGTTCGTTGGAAGCTCCCTCGTCGATATGTACGCTAAATGCGGCGAAATAAACAACGCGCGCAAGGTGTTCGACGAAATGCCTCATAAAAACGTTGTTTCCTGGAGCGGCCTGATATATGGATACTCCCAATTGGGTCTCGATGAGGAGGCTTTGAACCTCTTTAAATGTGCTTTGCAGCAGGATTATGATATTCGAGTTAATGATTTTACATTGTCTAGTGTTTTGAGGGTTTGTAGTGCTTCCACTTTGTTTGAGTTGGGCAAGCAAGTGCATGGATTGTGCTTTAAGACGAGTTTTGATTCGTCCTGCTTTGTGGCTAGTTCATTGATCTCGTTGTACTCCAAGTGTGGAGTTGTGGAAGGGGGTTACAAAGTTTTTGAGGAGGTGAAGGTTAGGAACCTTGGCATGTGGAATGCGATGTTGATTGCGTGTGCTCAGCATGCTCACACGGGGAAAACTTTTGAGCTGTTTGAAGAGATGGGGAGTGTCGGGGTGAAGCCGAATTTCATCACGTTCTTGTGTCTGCTTTATGCGTGCAGCCATGCGGGGTTGGTGGAGAGGGGGAAGCATTACTTTGGGTTGATGAAGGAGCATGGGATTGAACCCGGATCGCAGCATTATGCAACCATGGTCGATTTGCTTGGTCGTGCTGGGAAGTTGGATGAAGCGTTTCGGGTGATTGAGGGCATGCCTATGGAGCCAACGGAATCTGTTTGGGGGGCTTTGTTGACTGGGTGCAGGCTTCATGGGAACACTGAATGGGCTTCATTTGTGGCTGATAGGATTTTTGAGATGGGTGCTGTAAGTTCTGGGATTAATGTCTTGCTTTCTAATGCTTATGCTGCTGCTGGGAGATGGGAGGAGGCGGCGAGAGCGAGAAAAATGCTGAGGGATCAGggaataaagaaagaaactgGTTTGAGTTGGGTGGAGGAGGGTAACAGGGTTCATACATTTGCTGCTGGGGATAGGTCTCATGGGAAGACCAAGGAAATTTATGAGAAGTTGGAGGAGCTGGGAGAGAAAATTGCGAAAGCTGGGTATGTTGCAGACACGTCTTTCGTGTTAAAAGAAGTGGACGGAGATGAGAAGAGTCAAACTATAAGGTATCACAGTGAAAGGTTGGCCATAGCGTTTGGACTTATTACTTTTCCTCAGGAGCGACCTATCAGAGTGATGAAGAACTTGCGTGTTTGTGGTGATTGCCACACTGCCATCAAGTTTATTAGCAAATGTACCGGAAGGGTAATCATTGTGAGGGATAATAACCGGTTCCATCGATTTGAGGAGGGAAAATGCACATGCGGAGATTATTGGTGA
- the LOC111241367 gene encoding cyclin-dependent protein kinase inhibitor SMR9-like has product MVSTSITRTQIKWQKLEETKQQRSMTRPREHATASSSSQEQGFTNVEEDGSEGVCSSGCATPKAKRFRIPEVLTCPPAPKKRRSLLEASI; this is encoded by the exons ATGGTATCAACCTCTATCACAAGAACTCAAATCAAGTGGCAGAAGCTTGAGGAAACGAAGCAGCAAAGATCAATGACAAGGCCACGTGAGCATGCTACTGCTTCTTCTAGCTCCCAAGAACAAGGTTTTACGAATGTTGAGGAAGATGGTAGTGAAGGTGTTTGTTCAAGTGGCTGTGCTACACCAAAGGCTAAAAGGTTCAGAATACCAGAGGTGTTAACATGCCCACCTGCTCCAAAGAAGAGAAGGTCACTG CTTGAAGCTTCAATCTAG
- the LOC106756724 gene encoding guanylate kinase 2 — protein MGEAPALLVDDLQDGAHNGFELKTGICKATATVGDKTYVIGGADDGTLSIEVQIFDRNLGEWVRPTVRGTKPVSCKGLSAVALEDKILILKKGSKPDDQIWFLEVDTQYVRQQQEYLGTEVVAWSKGVVGNAEKPVVISGPSGVGKGTLIAMLMKEFPSMFGFSVSHTTRAPRGMEKDGVHYHFTEKSIMEKEIKEGKFLEFASVHGNLYGTSVEAVEVVADAGKRCILDIDVQGARSVRASSLEAIFIFVCPPSMEELEKRLRDRGTETEEQILKRLRNAEAEIEQGKSSHIFDFILYNDKLVESYDKLKKLLGLDDFVTTTKSGHGEIDLPIDHSVSKIDNKIIINRISSGEKESKNLIILDVSSLKGGAPGRTRGLNFQAIGSFSNGLTEIEGLS, from the exons ATG GGAGAAGCACCAGCATTGCTTGTTGATGACCTGCAGGATGGGGCTCACAATGGCTTTGAATTGAAAACCGGAATTTGCAAAGCAACTGCTACCGTTGGTGATAAGACG TATGTCATTGGTGGAGCTGATGATGGAACTTTGTCCATTGAAGTTCAAATTTTTGACCGTAATCTTGGAGAATG GGTTCGTCCAACTGTGAGGGGCACCAAACCCGTATCGTGCAAAGGCCTTTCAGCAGTGGCTTTGGAAGACAAAATACTGATTCTTAAGAAGGGTTCTAAGCCAGATGATCAAATATGGTTCCTGGAG GTTGACACCCAATATGTTAGGCAGCAGCAAGAATATTTGGGGACTGAGGTGGTTGCATGGAGTAAAGGTGTGGTAGGAAATGCTGAGAAGCCTGTTGTAATTAGTGGTCCTTCTGGAGTAGGCAAAGGAACATTGATAGCAATGCTTATGAAGGAGTTTCCATCTATGTTTGGTTTTTCTGTGAGCCACACTACCCGTGCTCCGAGAGGTATGGAGAAGGATGGGGTCCATTATCATTTTACTGAGAAGAGTATAATGgagaaagaaatcaaagagGGAAAGTTTCTTGAGTTTGCTTCTGTCCATGGTAATCTGTATGGAACAAGTGTTGAGGCGGTGGAAGTGGTGGCAGATGCAGGGAAA AGATGTattcttgatattgatgttcAAGGTGCAAGATCTGTGAGGGCTAGTTCTCTTGAAGCCATATTCATCTTTGTATGTCCCCCGTCAATGGAGGAGCTGGAGAAGCGCCTTCGTGACCG AGGGACAGAGACTGAGGAACAGATCCTGAAGCGACTAAGGAATGCCGAGGCTGAGATTGAGCAAGGCAAATCTTCTCACATATTTGATTTCATCCTGTACAATGACAAACTTGTCGAGTCTTACGACAAACTTAAG AAACTATTGGGACTTGATGATTTTGTCACTACTACTAAATCAG GCCATGGAGAGATTGATCTACCAATTGACCATTCAGTGTCAAAAATTGATAACAAAATCATCATAAATCGCATCTCCTCAGGAGAGAAGGAATCAAAAAATTT GATCATATTAGATGTTTCCTCGCTAAAAGGAGGTGCACCTGGACGGACCAGAGGCCTAAATTTCCAAGCAATTGGCTCGTTCTCCAATGGCTTGACTGAGATAGAAGGACTTAGCTAA